The genomic interval attctcaggtttaatataaatgaataatggaatattaattgtaataataactgattaattgtaatttgaatatttgttACGATCATAATAGCGAAATCGTGGTGCTTGATGTGTCTAAATATATTCTCACGAATCAGAAGCCTGTAATTCGTCTGGAATATACATTGACTTAATTGTATTATATGTTTAATTTATATTAACCATTGTATTTTACAAAACTGACTCAAAAACACACATTTATCAACATAACATATACGACAACTACGTTATTTAATAATCACATCGAAATCAAAGTTTttatcttcatcttttttttcggaaatttcgagTCAAGTTTTGTTCATCGTGTCCATTTAATATTGCTTCATTACCTCATAGCAGTCGATCGCTTTTgataatatacaaataaataattcgcaTGCCGTGATAACCGTTCGAAAGAATGATTAATTTTAccttttccatcattttttaacAACAGACATTGAGGACGTGTTCATTCAAATCGTGAACACGTAGAAAGGCGATGCGTATCTTTCTGCGAGTCGTTGATAATTGAACGAGAAATTACATCCAGGATAACGCAGAGCGGAATATTTGAAGCGAAATCGTTTATCCGCCGGATGAcaagattcaatttttactttttattttttcattacgacGAATCCTCGCGTTGTTTTGCACTCGAATATTACGACGGACTTGTGTGGGAACAACATCTGCGTCACTGGTATAAAGTGAGGAACAAGATTTTTCCGCGATCTTCGCCCGGTTTTGGCAAAATATATTACAATTAGTTCAATGCCGAACGAAACAAAGATACCTGCGCAATGGCCGCGACTCGCATGAAAACAGAATGAAGTCGCTTTTACATTCTCTGAATCGAGAGACTGGTCATTAAAATAACGCAGCCACTTCGAACGGAAAAacattcattttcttatttgttcttattgaaatttttgcagtGGAAATCGCTGAAAGAACACGCCAATAATGCTGTCGATGTACTACCGATAGTACAGTAGTAAGAAGACGAGCGCAAAGTGCGGGCTCTCTCTTGCCTCCATAGAGGAAATGACGATGTACAATTGCGACGATTGTTAATGAGATTTGAAAGGGTCGCGTGGGGTTAAACACGAGTGAAATATTGAACAGGTTTTGGTCGTCCATCTAGTAAACCTCCGACTCTCATCAAGGAAGTACCTGCGGGAGGTGTATCGGTCTCCGGTAAacgtcagaaaaattatagagattaaatttgaaaaatatcatttcttCTCATCTGGAAAAAATCTGAGTCGCGGTGCCGTTTCACAGGTCTCCGCAGTACCGCGATAGTTCAaccgtttatttattatctccCAACTCCGTTCGTCTATCGAAAATGCAAGAAGATGGCCAGGCGGCGGCACCGCCGAGGGAAATGAGGTGGCCGGCAGTTCTTTGGTTTATTCATCTTCACGCAATCGGCATTTACGGATTCTGGCTCCTTCTTACCGAAGCTAAATGGATGACGGTGGTTTTTGGTAAGTGAAATAACGCAACCGAACAATCTAAAtaagtttctgtttttttctgaGATCCAAAAGCGCAACGGATCAAATATAATCGTAATTTCTAGTCACCGCGATGACGCTCATCGGGGGATTAGGCATCACCGCTGGTGCTCACAGACTTTGGGCACACGGTACTTACACCGGATCTTGGCCCTTGAGGTTATTCCTGATGCTGGCGCATACTTCGGCCGGTGTGGTGAGTTTTTCGGTTACTCAGAAATTGTTAATTTCAGCGACAGAAATTGGCGATGAGTAACAGCTCGGTCGTACTCGGTTTGCCGCAGGGTAGCATCTTCGATTGGGTGGTCGATCATCGAATACACCATAAATTTTATGGCCAAGATGTGGACCCGTACGATCATAAGAAGGGCTTCATCTACAGTCACATACTCGCTAATCTGATGACGAAACCTGCGGGTCACGAAAATGCCGCCAAACAAATTCCCGTTCATGACATCGAGAACGACGGCTACGTCATGATTCAACGAAGGTTCGTTAATATTTTATGGCAAAGTGATCGGTATCTAATTACttcgtcttgttttttttttttggattcgcAGTCTCTACTGGGTCCTGATGCCGATCGTTGGTATATTACTTCCGATAAACGCGCCAGCCGAATACTGGGGTGAATCGATATTGAATTCGGTATTCATTATGGGTGTTCTACGGCTAGTCTTCACCGTCAATATGTCGTGGCTTGTGAACAGTGCAACTTGCATATGGGGCCTGAATCCAGGAGACAAGTTAATAACATTGATTAAATCGCTTCGCGACACGGTCGCTTTGATCTATAAGCTGTttttcgcaacgccaaaaagtCATGGAACGGTTATGATAGACGATCGAGGAATTCGTGAAACTTAAAAtccacgagttttttttttttttttgcgttctaTCATACCTTGGCTTTGAGCTATACGTGACGTACCTGATTTGTCGGttctaataaattattcaagttCAGCTCCGGCATTCTTTTAATTAGACCCCTTCAACCTTTTGCGTCGCCTTCGGTTTGTCCGCGCCGGAAATGTtggcttcgaaaattcaatagcGAAGACAAAAGAATTCATCAATAATCATCGACGAGTCTACTTTCTGGCAAATAGATTGGTCACGGTCCCGTCGCGTGCAAAGCTTTGGCGACTTTAGAttggttgataaaaaaaaaaaaaactaaagggtTCAGAAATTTCGGAAGGGGTGTGAAATTCTCCCTTATAGATCAATGCGGACtctgaatatattttatcgcgGACGTTCGATCTGATTCcgtttttgatattttaatatatttttgcaaGGTACCCGCCGGACGACAACAGCGTATTTTTCGTAACACGGTCGTACTGGCCCCATTACCACTACATCGTTCCATGGGATTACAAAAGTGGTGAATTTGGAACTTACGACGGAGGTTGCACTACGACGTTCATTAAAATATGGAAACTTCTCGGCTTAGCCAAGTGCCTGAAAACTGCCAAGAGCGAAGATATCCGCGAAGCATTGGCAAAAGTAGCCTCAACCGGAAGCAAACTCGACGATTGCTTGCAGGAAGTACATGAATCCGCGGAGGAGAATGCTGCGAGAAAAGAACTAGCCTTCAAACATTAGAGAATCAAACAATGATTCGAGCGAACGAAGCGCGTTTAGTCACATTCATGTTCCAGAAGAAGACAATCCCTAGTCGCAATTTAAAATTCTCCGTCTTCCAATCTTCAACATTTACATTATAAGAATGTCTCCAGTTATTGCACTGACTTTTATTCTCCGAAGATAAgcggatgaaaatgaaaaagtttataGAGTAGGTAATCCGAgacttttttattcaatttcgagaCACTTTTCCATCCAATTTCAAATAAGAATCGAGGCAATTGAGGTCACCTCATTTGTCGCAATTCATGTACCCATCCAACTGCGAAAAAtagttaaagaaaaaaactgtaatcacatagaataaataaatgctgAAGATAATAAGTCCTTGATGATTCGAACGGTTCGATAACTGGCTGAAATTAATCCTCTTGAAATTGTATGGGAAATTAtccaaaaaatcgatcatcCTCGATCAAATAATTTGTCATAATTCACCGCGTAGTAATGGGGTATACATCTATGAAGAatataaaggaaaaaatatttagattTTCTTCGGCTTAtcgattttattctcttctcttcatGCCACGTGAAAGCAACGTACAAATGTTGTTAAGTTAGGTGCCTACGCTGCAGTACTCTATCTTAACAACAGAAAGTAATTCAGCAATGATAATGCAGATTCATGCTTACGTTCGTCATTAAAAATCACTGCAAAATctggatgtaaaaaaatagatgaaggaatttgaagaaagaaTTGAATGGTCTGTCATTTTCACAGGTACTATCGAACGATCGTTAACAATTTTGACTTTAATTCTGTTTGCAATTCAAATATCATGCTCGCAGCCAATTGATAGCAGATTATGAACAAATGTTGAATTCGAATAATGATTATCATTGGATAAATTTTCGTGGAATGAAATTGTGCTCGTGTTTAGCAGAACCTTTGTGAGACAAGAATCATTCGTTTGCAAATGTTTAGTTCGATGAGCtaggaacaaaaaatcaaaaaggatGTAAGTTAccgaattgaaaatcgaattatGATTagcgataagagaaaaaaaaaaaaattacgataagCCACAGTGGAGGggatataaataatttgaacacCGTCCGCCTGGGGTCGCTTGATTCCGAGGCTTTTAAACCAGTACCAAGTCTCAACGAAGGCGGTCGCGTTGAATGAGAGCTctttaaattattaaataccAATAATAAAGCAGTACTTTAAATTCCTACTACCCGGTCGTAGAACGTattggaatttgaaagaaaaaaaaaaaatcgcgttcATCAAATAAAGTTCCGTATTAATAAAAGCAGTGATGATTAATTTTGTGATTTGACAGTGAAAGTGAAATTCAAGATACACACCCGGTTTGTTGTAAGATATATTTAACGTATCAACTATACGATGTGCCGCGTATCCTTCGAAGCCTGTgcagaatatttgaaattttttaatttctgatttattttcaaacactttCTTCCCCTAACGGAGTGTATGTCTCAGTGGTTTCCGATAAACCGCATGAAAAGTACGAGCTGCGTTGCATTTCGAACTTTGCGTTCGATAACTGGGCGTCAGTTGAACGTGGATAGGGAAAAAAGATCGCAACAATTTTCGCTGGCCAGTGAAATAAAGTTTTGAGGGGGAACGGACGTTGTGCtcaaaaagaggagagaaaaaaaaaaaaagacgaaatttATTGATCCCCGATACCCCACGACTCCGGAGTAGATTCAGCGGTAGACCTAAATTTTTTAAGACCGCCAATAAACGTTCATCTCGGGTACACCCGGTTTGCCGGTGATTATGCAAAAGGAAACGTAACACGAAAGATCGAATTAGCATCTTTTCGAATTTACAATAATTCAAGATTTTACAACACTGGTCACGAACAGATATAGCCTTCCCGAAGGACACACACTGGCCGAATTCACAATACGGAATTCAAAATTAACGGTACATTTGTACTCGCCTCGTTCCTATTTGATTCTAGTCTAGATTTCCCTtgctttttcgatcgattatttcgaattacgttcgttcgttgttaTACCGTGTGGAGTATTAATACGAAACTCGATCAATGAGGAACTTGGAATATCCTCTGTAGGGAAGAACGGTACAAGTTGGATCTGCAAAATCCtgagaagaataaaatgaagtgaCGCGGAAGTAGATGATTTGCAGCTGCTGGCTGCAccagagaagagaagaagaaatcacTAACATTGATTTTCACTTGCGTCACTCCCAAAactatacgcgtacacacgtatctacgtacctatatacccttacctgtatatacgtataagtccGTATATCGGAGTATTGACTGACTCCTAGCAGCGCTATCATAAAATTCTAGATTATTATTCCCCGTAATATTCGCGTTTCTCGGTCtaccatttattatttttacccaATTTATGCGAAAGGTTGGATATTCGATCGTTATGCGCGAGGAGGACTGcgagaacaaataaaagaaacgagatAAACGTCAAAATTAGCGATTCACGAGAGCATAGTTCGCACGGAAATACTCTCTTCTTGTTCTCCCATATCTTTTCAGTATTTTGGAATCGTGACTGCGAGATGACGTCATCGGACGCGAGGAAGATCGGGCCGGATCGTCGAGCGAACAAACTGAACCGCGATTTTATCTCCGTTTGAATTGCTTTCGTAGGACGAATCCGTTAAATGACACCACGGGTGTTTTATTGCGATCGTACAGGTCGATTTTTACCTTCCATTTTATCGCccaatcattttttatttcaatctgtttttttttttttcacattcacaTATAAGGGGCAACGTATCTCAAGGTATTGCTCCAGCAAAAACTGCACAGGCTATTCGAAGGAAATTACGTGACCGATGATCGGTtaaaataaatgtatttaaTACAAACGAATCGAGGATCAAGTATAACGATAAAATACGAGGgatgaatgtataaaaaaaaaaagcaattaaaaaaaaccaatccgCAGATTGATAAGCCCGGGCGATGACGGGCGAGGAGGGCAAGGGGGGGCCTGACGGGGGTGTCCCCGATAACGCGAAGATCGTTGCCGAAAATCAACAGAACGGAGCTCAGGAAAAAGCACCGGTCGTCAACGGAACGAACATGGAAACTCTGCCGAGGACAGGGAAACAGGTAAGATTATGAAATACCGCGGATTCAACGCGAACGTACGTTACGCAAGACAGTGGCAGGGAAGAGATCGGACGAACTCGGCGACACAGACGCGAAATTTTGCCGTCCGTTCGGTGACAGCGGCCACAATCGAGGGTGCAATGGAAATCGGCGTaacgtaaaaataatcgatcacGTTACGCGCTCACGTTATTCCCGGTTCGGCTCTCACTCGGTCCTTTTTCACAGTCTTTTTCCACCGCGTAAGGGTCTTCGCGCCCAAACGAAGGAGAACCGGTTTCTCATCTACCGCATACCCCGGTGCATCGAGACGCCGGGACTCGGTCAGTCTTTCGGTGCATCGTAACGAATCGTACGGAATTATTTTAACGGAATTCGAAGGAcctgcttttttatttttcaatttcccttCGGAACCACGGTCGTCGGATCCTCGTTATCCGGGTGAATGAcctgtttgttgttttttttataacagcGGTCGACACGTGATTACAGGTAAATGTTGAGACACGTGAGGCTAAAATGATCGTAGAGTGCTcacgatatttttcttcttctttcgtatttcaaatatttttctacagaAATTTATTCTGCACAGCGGCCATTGTGTGGCAATATTGACGATGGATCGTCGATCGCACGATTGTTGTTGAATCTACGCGTAGCGATCATCTGGTCTACGTTATATTGATCTAATTGCGAGAATATCATAGGCGTCAGGTGTCGACCAGGTGCGACACCACAGAAGTCGAATTATTCATGAAAAGGCTTCCGTGGTTGTCAAACTCTCGTGTTTCACATCGGATTACTTAATGTCATCGATCTAAAGCCGCACGGTTGCCTCATTGCCGTAGTACTCCGTATTAACTGTGCATATAATGTGCCTCGTACACCTGTGTGTGCACACATCCGAAATGCGTGTGTTCAATTCACAAGTTTCCATAGACCGGTCgagtaaaaatcgaaattgttTCAATCGAAGGAATAGTAGAAAAGAGGaacgatgaacaaaaaataaaaaaaaaaatgaaaaaccccACGAAACCCGAGCCAATATCAAATTACCCGTGTAGGTACACGCGTACAGTTTCGTCACTTCCCTTCAGACGATACACCagctgaaagaaaaacgaaaaaaattgaaaaaacggaGCGCAATGCGGCATGATTATTTTCCGGCGTGAGAAAGGTGAAAGAATGAATGTTAGACGAGCACCGATGGAAACGGAGATGACGACAATTTTCGTCGGAATGTTTGATATCGAAAATTCGCCCGCAGGACGTAAATTTTCGTCGAACTTATTCTCCAGCTGGGGTTATTATGCGATGGAACGTCTGTCATCTCCAGTGTTTGGTCGGGTCCCTCGAATCCTCGTTCTAAAAATTCAGGTCAGTAAACCCAACGGGTCGGACTCTGGCCTTACTAGCCTCAGCCACCTCTGCTTCGAACGATTCCAGAATTCAACTCGCCGGGTGTACCGAACAACGAGTATCGTTCGGGGTCGGGATAAATTCTGCAGCTGCAAGAatggtaacaataataatatgggCGCCCGGAGAATCTAGAGTTTAAAGGTCTCTCGAAAAGTTTTTGTCTCTTTCTCTCGACGTTACGATGGCCTCGAATTTTCGATCCGAACCTGTAAAAGTAGGTGGGACAAGCGGGTCCGATCGGTAATTACGTATTAGATTCTACAATTGCCACGATGACGTCAGTCAGGTACCGATGACTATTAGGTACGAGACAGCTGGTGATCGCAGctgtctttttccttttccttttttttttttttcttctttcattcgtaTACTTCGCGTTAGATTCGATCCCCCTGACTCTATGGAATATTCATAGGTGTAGTATGTATAGTATGTAAAcagagaaaaggaaatatgtataatgaaagagaaaagttgGAATAGTATAAGGAACACCATGGGAATTGCGAGGGACGTCACGGGAAGAGGTTTAcaaaggagggagggagaggcgTCGTTCGTCAATTAACTTCACGTCGggttgaaaacgagaaattctaAAGGCGCGACGCGGTGAGGTCCGCAGGATGTGTAGTACAAGCAGATTTACCAACGAACGTAATACACGGGCGAATAAAATGTATACTctcgataaatttattcaacgaaatGATGACGTTCGAAGCCCTGAGGGTCGGTCGAATTTACGCAATCGCTTCTTGCAGCGGATTTTAAaacatctctttttcttctcacgtaACAATCGACGCATACATCGCGTACACGGATTGCATGACGAGCGGACGATGAGATAAGTCAACGAATTCGATGACGGTAGAAAAAGTACGGTAGTTTTGTTATGACTATCCGACCTGCTCCATTGCCAAGATTGTATATTTAGTCGTGAccgtctttctctctctcttttttttttctttttctttttctttttctttttctctcaccctCGCTTCGCCCGCTCCTCTCCGTCACCCCTTCCCTCTCTCATCTCGATAACCCcggtacaggtataggtagtATGTTATTTTGTTTGCAAACAACGCGTAGTCGTCGTAGTATAGCGTTCGTCGTCGAGGCCAGGATCACACTCGGCGAGTAGAGATCACTGTTTATTTATAGATACCTGATCATTTCAATTCCCTCActttacacgtgtatatatatgtctaTCTTACTATATGCGCCCAAGATCATATACtcatttattcttattatcgGACGTAAGAAGTCATCAATTATACGTTCGATCGTAACTCTCGTCATGGATTCACATTTTTCTACCACGTATTACGTAGTTACgcacgatcgatcgaaaatatcTGAAGAATCCTCAAGATCGTTCTCcccaaattctgaaaaaaaaaaattaatcacaagTTTATTTTCCCACATCTCGCGGACCTGGATAAATTAGTCAGCCGGCTAGCGCGCCCCGTGCGATCATGCACCCGCTTTACCGGACTGAAACACCCTTATTTTCAGCCAGGACGAACCGAAGGACCACAGAGTCGGTCGAAGCGAAATGAGAAAGGAAtcgtgcgtatacgtacgctcgCGTATACCAAGAGGAATCGAAGGGTTACAGGGACGCGTGAGAGGGATATGTGGGCGAGAAGCGAAAGGGTGGTGCAATCCGAGGAGACCGAGGGGGTCGAGAGAAACGGCGTTTGTCTAATTCTGGGAAAAGTGGCGACTGCTACTGACTTCCTATGGAAATTAAAAGGACCGCGCACCCCACGTGTTTACCGGCgtattttcaccccgaaatttTACTCCGTCGGGAAGACCCGGGTCGGTCTTTACCCCCTGCAGGAGTCTCTCCGTCCCTACCGTCCCCCCGTCCCGCTTGACGGATCGTCGGGGGCATCTGCGGAGACTGAAAGGGCGAGAACGATCGGGGCACCCCTCGTTACGTCGCACTCGCTGCGACTGCAGAGTAATCTCTGGAACCGGACGAGGGAAAACTACCCGTCGGTGTAACTAGACGTAACGCACGTCGGCGTGAAATGTTTCCGTACAAATATAATGTCTCCGAGCTgtctgaaacagaaaaaatctgTTCGGAACAGCTTCGCGAAGACGTTCGGTTAACCCAGAAATTGATTTCGACCCAAATTTTTGACGACAAAGAAAAACGTTAAGGGAAAATTAGATCTTCGGTTACTCGTTGGACTGGTACGACACGCGAGTGCGCGCGTGTAAAGGTGAATTATATACAAGGAAAGTGACGCGAACGAGTCGCTTTTCGAATTTTGCGATCGTTGCGATCTCGCGCCGTACAACACACGGCTCTCAGCTTTCTCCGTGGCAATATGAGATCGACCTCGAGATCAATCGCCGGGCAAGTTGAGATCGTTTCGAAATACTTGTCTCCGTATCGAACTGACTACGCGAATGTACTTCACTTACGTTTACACGGACAATAATCTTCTTGCACGTACACAAATTCTGTACGTACCCAACGTCGTTTACTTACCTGCTATTCAGTGGTCCGTATTTGGTCAACCGTTTaaccgtacgtataaattacgaaacatttttcaactttatatGGAAATTTTTACACGGGACCGTATATTGGTGACAAAAATGTAGAGGAATATAAACGCGTCGATATGAGttttacgaaatgaaaattgaaaggaagtTTGTCTCTCACAAGTGATTGAAAtgaatcttaatttttttcggataCGTTTTTTCGCGTGTCGTGATTCCGTATTTTCTGACTACGATTGTACGGTGCAGCTATAAAAGTTTGAAACCTTGCCTATgctcggtttcttttttatgcACATAACGTCGGTACGTGCACACGAGCTAGTTCTATACTTGGATTATTAATTGCTGATGTCAGCGCTAACTACGTTAGGTGTATAGCATTGTGTGGCGTACGAATAGTACACTGCGTCGAAATGAACATTGCTCGTTGTAATTGAAACGGCCATTAAGCTTTGTACAAATAACGATTCGCGTGTGTTTTCTAACGTGTGTACATCCAACTTCTTGATTGGCGAAATTAATgaacgaggagaagaaaaaaaaaaaaacgcagaaaaaaaataatcacgctTTCGGTTTCACGTGATCGATTAAAAACTACGCCGACGAAGCGAATCGTCGCACATCAATGATGTCATCGTAAATAATCACCGCTTCCTTACCGACGTTATTCGGATAATCATCACGGTTCAATTGATTCAAATACGACTGAACGGGTGCTCGTCTTAATTGAGGCGGTGcctgaaaatattgaaaaaaaaatctactacGATGCGTTGGTatagaaattttataaacTACTCCGCAACCCTTTTGGCACTCTCCCAACTCGAAGTTAAGTAATCTGATGGGCGACGTGGTCCTAGCTAATTATTAACCATTAACTAATACCTGCGATCGATTAAATTCTATACCGAATCATGAGCGTCAAATCTGGATCATCCGCATTGCGTTGCGGACGAGGAAACGACGTGGAAAAATAAGGGTTGAATCGAAGGAGGTTCGAAGTTTTTCGTCCGTCCAGCTGGAACTTGGTTTTATTTCtactcttttttctcattcggaACAGTTCGTGCACCGCACAGACCTCTTCCCTGCATCTCATTCGCGATGTTCGAGTCGGTAGTTTGATCCCGCGCAGGTGAGGTTGGGTCGACTATATTTAGCTTGACTGTAGCTATAGGAATGACGCTTTCGCAACCCAGTTCTGCCCCGAGATATTacgtagaaaatagaaataataacgcGCCCCGATGGACGGTCATCTCCAGTCCTCTTCCGAATGCCTAGAAGATCATATAGTCCGTATTTCGGGCCACCGATGCACCCCGCGGGGGAAACGCGCGAACGGAAACACACTCGTCCGATATCGTTTTCGACTATTTTTCACTGCCAGGAATCCGGAAACGCCGCACATCGTGGCGATTTTACGTACACACGACTTATTACGAAAATAGCGGTTGTCATCCGCTTTGGAATTTATGCCTAATTACGATGCCCGAAGTTATTGTATTTGACGCGTTACGGTAACGCGTGCGCTTCAAATCCGTcggtgatttgaaatttttttaaagatCTTTCGTACGACGAGACGCAACGGTCGTAATATCACGGGTAATAATTTTCGCATCTGAAAGAAACGTAAAAagtcgaacgcacattgctcCGCAAAGGTCTGTCGaaaggtccgaaagagtacAATGAGACTGCGGTCGAAAAGTCTGAGAAAAACGATCGACGCGAGGCAGCTGAACGATACAATTTTACGTCGTTCGCCGAAACTACAGACGCGACAGCTCAAAGGTtaaaacgattttgaaaaaatattcgccaGTGAATTCTTGCGAAATCCGAGTATGGATTTTTTGGGTAAATATATGATTTTTCGTTATGCACGGCAAAGATTGCGTCTAGTGGGATAAAATCGACGACTGCAGCTcgaaaaaaagcaattaaCATGATTTATACAGCAGGCCAGAATAATTCTGGGACGAGCGCGTTACGCAACGCGGTGTGTACGGCGTAATGTACgtacgagagaaagaaaaaaaacaacgtttaAAGTACGCAAAGTGCGTGCATACCCGTGACGTCATCGctggcgagagaaaaaaaagaaaactgaattaaaaaatgatgtaCAAAAAGTCATACGTGTCTCGCTAGCGACGTTGCCAAATACTGGATTATCTTACGTACActcgtattatacctatgctATATTTAATTCGCAGTCTGCAACCTGTGACCACCCATTATATGTAAATTATAACCGCTGCGATGttatcgaataattataatacccaTATACATCAGTTACACTTTACAATCCTATTGTGCCATACATCTACGAACTATTTTTAAATCAGTGAGTCATTTATTCGACACGCCGATCCGCTTCTAAGctcggaatgaaaatttattcgctgATTTTATCGAGGgaaaaaactgacgaaaatcGTTTGCTTGGGTGCGAGGAAAATAGATTTCACTTTCGTATGGATTTCTGGCCTGAAATGTTCTCGTCTCTACGaagagaaattattatttttttctcttcagatttttatcgaacgaggttttaaaatattttttgaatcattCCGTTCTATCTGTCTCCAAGTGGATGAAATACTTTACGTGAGAATAGTGAAAAACAATGAACGGTTTGTCTCGACTATTTTTGCAGCTGCAGTTTTGAAATGACATCGCAGCCTGAACATTAGCACGTTTCGATCATTCATAACGTTGGATTTTACTATGCGGTAACACTCTGGATTGAAACAATGGCTcgaattgtaataaaaaatcattaacATGGGTATGAATATTGAATTCACACTATGtggatgtgaaaaattgaaacaccaATTATTCTttcggtaataattttcttcttgttttcgaagaaaaaatactatCTCTCGACGGTGCGAATTGCGGCGTATAAGTTggttaattaaaatcaattccGTTACTTCAAATACTCAATTATTTTGTGTAAAGGTAGTCGATCCGTGAATGGTCTACTCTGTAACTTCGGATTACTTTGCAACGTGtacattcattttatattcacTGCAGTATAATCGTGCTCCGACTATGAATGGATCATCCGGTACAATAAAATCCGCGGATCCGCAATACGGAAAACCAGCTAACATCAGCTGTTCGATTTTCTTGAATCTTTTTTACTTAAAATTCAGTCATACCCACGCCatgtatgcacgtatacgtatgtatatccggTTCCTATCGAGCCGTAAACATTGCGGTTTCCATGTAGTAATCGATCGCCAGAAACCTCAAGAGAATATGCTGTAGATACCTGAAAcacgtattcattttttcttttttttcccgtaaccCCCGACGAACAAAGTCATTTTATAATAGAGTGGGTttaagaacattttttttttttat from Athalia rosae chromosome 6, iyAthRosa1.1, whole genome shotgun sequence carries:
- the LOC105687788 gene encoding acyl-CoA Delta-9 desaturase, which produces MQEDGQAAAPPREMRWPAVLWFIHLHAIGIYGFWLLLTEAKWMTVVFVTAMTLIGGLGITAGAHRLWAHGTYTGSWPLRLFLMLAHTSAGVGSIFDWVVDHRIHHKFYGQDVDPYDHKKGFIYSHILANLMTKPAGHENAAKQIPVHDIENDGYVMIQRSLYWVLMPIVGILLPINAPAEYWGESILNSVFIMGVLRLVFTVNMSWLVNSATCIWGLNPGDKYPPDDNSVFFVTRSYWPHYHYIVPWDYKSGEFGTYDGGCTTTFIKIWKLLGLAKCLKTAKSEDIREALAKVASTGSKLDDCLQEVHESAEENAARKELAFKH